The Equus quagga isolate Etosha38 chromosome 2, UCLA_HA_Equagga_1.0, whole genome shotgun sequence genome has a window encoding:
- the LOC124236489 gene encoding SPRY domain-containing protein 7-like gives MAASGFCCLRCCRDAGTGHIPLKEMPAMQLDTQHMGADVVIVKNGRRICGTGGCLASVPLHQNKSYFEFKIQSTGIWGIGVATHKVNLNQIPLGRDVHSLVMRNDGALYHNNEEKNRLPANSLPQEGGVVGITYDQVELNVYLNGKNMPCPASGIRGTMYPVVYVDDSAILDCQFSEFYHIPPPGFEKISFEQQIF, from the coding sequence ATGGCTGCCTCGGGGTTCTGCTGCCTGCGGTGCTGTAGAGATGCTGGGACGGGCCACATCCCTCTGAAGGAGATGCCGGCCATGCAGCTGGATACGCAGCACATGGGAGCAGATGTTGTCATTGTGAAAAATGGGAGAAGAATATGTGGAACAGGAGGTTGTTTAGCCAGTGTGCCTTTACATCAAAACAAAAGCTACTTTGAATTCAAAATCCAGTCCACAGGAATCTGGGGTATTGGCGTTGCAACTCACAAAGTTAACTTGAATCAGATTCCTCTTGGCCGAGATGTGCACAGTCTGGTGATGAGAAATGATGGGGCCCTGTACCACAACAACGAGGAGAAAAATAGGCTGCCAGCAAACAGCCTTCCACAGGAGGGAGGCGTAGTGGGTATTACATATGACCAGGTAGAATTAAATGTGTATTTGAATGGAAAAAACATGCCTTGTCCAGCATCAGGCATACGAGGGACAATGTATCCAGTTGTTTATGTTGATGACAGTGCAATTTTGGATTGCCAGTTCAGTGAATTTTATCATATTCCTCCGCCTGgttttgaaaaaatatcatttgaacAGCAAATCTTCTGA